In one window of Flavobacterium ginsengisoli DNA:
- a CDS encoding APC family permease, producing the protein MQYCFFSEKIYAEVVGAIPLNGGAYNVLLNTSTKRLASLAATLTVLSYMATAVISASEGMHYLHGIFENLNVTIATVVVLVLFTGLAILGIGESAFVAVIIFMTHIGTLALLVLASIWFVLTHGLDTFHINWQTPITSGSIETALFLGFSAAMLGISGFESSANFVEEQEQGVFPKTLGNMWGIVSFFNPVIAILLISVIPLTEVGENKESLLAHLGETTGGSWLAWLISIDAVMVLCGAVLTSFVGVSGLLNRMTLDRILPNYFLKQNKRGSHYRIVLSFLILCISVLFATNGHLESLAGVYTFSFLAVMALFGIGNLLLKYKRRKLPRPERARGISVVIAVASVIATFFGNMLLNINSFYTFLQYMVPALIFIGIMLNRVTLIRLLIEALEYFYQPLRKMVILSNRYLEKLSSEINSQEFVFFTKGDDITILNKVLQYVEDNETTKKLKIVHVKKDTVNNEVLKKDLEVLDRAYGGLDIEYIEIDGVFGPEIIDELSEKWKIPKNFMFIGSPGNKFSYRVADLGGVRLIM; encoded by the coding sequence TTGCAGTATTGTTTCTTTTCAGAAAAAATTTATGCAGAAGTTGTTGGTGCAATTCCTTTAAACGGAGGAGCTTACAATGTTTTATTAAACACTTCAACAAAACGTTTAGCTTCCTTGGCTGCAACGTTAACGGTTTTATCTTATATGGCAACTGCTGTAATTTCAGCTTCTGAAGGAATGCATTACCTACACGGAATCTTTGAGAATCTTAATGTAACTATAGCAACGGTGGTAGTTTTAGTACTTTTTACAGGATTAGCTATTTTAGGAATCGGAGAATCTGCATTTGTAGCAGTTATTATTTTTATGACGCATATTGGAACCTTGGCTTTGCTTGTTTTGGCATCAATCTGGTTTGTTTTGACTCATGGTTTAGATACTTTTCATATTAATTGGCAAACTCCAATTACGTCTGGAAGTATTGAAACAGCTCTTTTTCTAGGTTTTTCTGCCGCTATGTTAGGGATTTCTGGTTTTGAAAGTTCAGCCAACTTTGTAGAAGAACAGGAACAAGGCGTTTTTCCAAAAACACTTGGTAACATGTGGGGAATAGTGAGTTTCTTCAATCCGGTAATTGCTATTTTGTTAATAAGTGTAATTCCACTTACAGAAGTAGGCGAAAACAAGGAATCGCTTCTGGCACATTTAGGAGAAACCACTGGTGGTTCATGGCTTGCTTGGCTCATTTCTATTGATGCTGTAATGGTACTTTGCGGAGCCGTTTTGACTTCATTTGTGGGAGTTTCTGGGCTTTTAAATCGAATGACATTAGACCGTATTTTACCTAATTATTTTTTAAAACAAAATAAAAGAGGTTCTCACTATAGAATTGTTTTAAGTTTTTTAATTCTTTGTATTTCAGTTCTTTTTGCAACAAACGGACATTTAGAATCTTTAGCTGGAGTTTATACCTTTTCTTTCCTAGCTGTAATGGCACTTTTCGGAATTGGAAATTTACTCTTAAAATACAAACGCAGAAAACTTCCTAGACCAGAGCGTGCTCGTGGCATTTCAGTTGTTATTGCGGTAGCTTCGGTGATTGCGACATTTTTCGGAAACATGCTCCTTAATATCAATTCATTTTACACTTTTTTACAATACATGGTTCCGGCCTTAATCTTTATCGGAATTATGCTCAATCGCGTTACCTTAATCCGTTTATTAATTGAAGCTTTAGAATATTTCTATCAGCCGCTACGTAAAATGGTGATTCTCAGTAATCGTTATTTGGAGAAACTTAGCTCTGAAATCAATTCGCAAGAATTTGTTTTCTTTACAAAAGGAGACGATATAACAATCTTAAATAAAGTTTTGCAATATGTTGAAGACAACGAAACAACTAAGAAATTAAAAATTGTTCATGTCAAAAAAGACACTGTAAACAACGAAGTGCTAAAGAAAGACTTAGAAGTTTTAGATCGTGCTTATGGAGGGCTAGACATTGAATACATAGAAATTGACGGTGTATTTGGTCCAGAAATCATTGATGAACTTTCTGAGAAATGGAAAATCCCCAAAAACTTTATGTTTATCGGCTCGCCTGGAAATAAATTCTCCTATCGTGTTGCCGATTTAGGTGGTGTTCGATTGATTATGTAA
- a CDS encoding nuclear transport factor 2 family protein: MNPNEALITKFYTAFANADAKTMSECYHPKVHFIDPAFGLLKEEQVSKMWEMLLLKSKGKLKIEFSNVKADDSTGSANWTATYNFSKTNREVINKISAEFIFQDGLIIKHTDNFDVWKWSKQAFGLTGYLLGWTGFFQKKVQAQALSALRQFQKANKTAQSIFRILYIICLRSIIIILLLKFY; the protein is encoded by the coding sequence ATGAATCCAAATGAAGCCTTAATAACAAAATTCTATACCGCTTTCGCAAATGCAGATGCTAAAACAATGAGTGAATGCTATCATCCGAAAGTTCATTTTATTGATCCAGCTTTTGGTTTATTAAAAGAAGAACAGGTTTCTAAAATGTGGGAAATGTTGCTTTTAAAAAGTAAAGGCAAGCTAAAAATCGAATTTTCAAACGTAAAGGCAGACGATTCAACTGGTTCGGCAAATTGGACTGCTACATATAACTTTAGCAAAACAAATAGAGAAGTTATTAATAAAATCTCGGCCGAATTTATCTTTCAAGACGGATTAATTATCAAACACACTGATAACTTTGACGTTTGGAAATGGTCAAAACAAGCCTTTGGCTTAACTGGTTATTTATTGGGATGGACAGGATTTTTTCAGAAAAAAGTTCAGGCACAAGCGCTATCGGCGCTTAGACAGTTCCAAAAAGCAAATAAAACAGCACAAAGTATTTTTCGTATTTTATACATTATCTGCCTACGTTCGATTATAATTATTTTGTTACTTAAATTTTATTAA